In one window of Scylla paramamosain isolate STU-SP2022 chromosome 36, ASM3559412v1, whole genome shotgun sequence DNA:
- the LOC135091120 gene encoding spectrin beta chain-like isoform X23 has translation MERKEARKDSTSSSSSSSSSSSSSSSSSKEEIFEEAKEGKEADQEEQQYSSDRDTWRDSLNQAWMESLGEIGEKSHNVQVTNGTTGQSTAVEVTQQSSSSAGDRVLTTRVSQDSFVDYGGQILTMQVSQESFSSNGGQVSMTQASQEVSSCAGGQILTKQISQESCSSASGQVTVMQVSKEVFSSATGQVLTSQVSRESHGSASGQVSVTQDAQGSSSTPRRGLLMTQLSRESLGSAGGRVSKRQVSRESSTNSETVTSYGQQTQHIQVVSSSHKRSHRSSSSSSLDGVEGKDQIGHRRKRLSASEYSSHESDSGGSSSTPISPLSAKPPELQQIIRQSASSSGIAEETNLPPAGEEPVLSEMKFELSSWPSRSESVRKVKVMAHKPVKRSITSDPSVQHIYTGAMERHIKELKDERESVQKKTFMKWVNSHLVRVSTRIGDLYVDLRDGKQLLKLLEILSGERLPRPTKGKMRIHCLENVDKALQFLRDQRVHLENMGSHDIVDGNARLTLGLIWTIILRFQIQDITIEETENQETKSAKDALLLWCQMKTAGYHNVNIRNFTTSWRDGLAFNAIIHKHRPDLVQYEKLSRSNPIHNLNNAFTTAENKLGLTKLLDAEDIFVEQPDEKSIITYVVTYYHYFSKLKQETVQGKRIGKVVGIAMENDRMIKEYENLTSDLLKWIETTIESLNDRAFANSLTGVQTQLTQFNTYRTVEKPPKFVEKGNLEVLLFTLQSKMRANNQKPYLPKEGKMISDINKAWERLEKAEHERELALREELIRQEKLEQLAARFNRKAGMRETWLSENQRLVSQDNFGFDLAAVEAAAKKHEAIETDIFAYEERVQAVVAVAQELEAENYHDIERINARKDNVLRLWNYLLELLRLRRMRLELSLQLQQNFQEMIYILDSMEDMKVRLLSEDYGKHLMGVEDLLQKHSLLEADINVLGERVKTVIEHSQRFLDDEQVEGYRPCDPSIVLERVQQLEDAYGELVKLAVERRLRLEESRKLWQFYWDMAEEENWIKEKEQILSTSDIGHDLITVNLLLTKHKTVEEELSSHEPQLMACVKIGEELIAQQHFGSDKIQERIDEIMGMWNNLKEKSANRKKRLTDAVDLHQFYTEADDVDTWMLDILRLVSSEDTGRDEATVQSLLKKHKDVTEELKNYATTIEALHQQASELNEIDRESPDVVERLASIDRRYKELLELAKMRKQRLLDALSLYKLFTEADGVEQWIGEKERMLQTMVPAKDIEDCEIMKHRYEGFEQEMNANASRVAVVNQLARQLLHVEHPNSEDIVARQNQLNQRWAELREKAENKREELNSAHGVQTFHIECRETVLWIEDKKRVLMETADLGTDLSGIMTLQRRLSGMERDLAAIQAKLDSLEREADKISQEHPEEAELIRERVEQIRAVWDQLTQLLKERDAKLEEAGDLHRFLRDLDHFQAWLTKTMTDVASEDIPSNLAEAEKLLSQHQSIREEIDNYTEDYTKMMEYGERITAEDVTPADDAQYMFLRERLKALKDGWAELHQMWENRQQLLSQSLNLQMFLRDAKQGEVLLSQQEHYLSKDETPTNLEQAENLIKRHEAFLTTMEANDEKINGICQFAQRLLDEGHYAVDKIQKKAENIEERRQQNRERALEQMERLRDQLQVHQFLQDCEELNDWVQEKHIIAQDESYRSAKTVHSKWTRHQAFEAEIASNKDRLVRVQQAGEELVKEKPEMAEMIGPKISELNQHFEDLESTTKEKGERLFDANRQVLYEQTCDDIDTWMSDLEKQIEGGDTGMDLTSVNILMQKQHLIETQMAVKAKQVEQLESQADYLQRMDPEKTDKVKSMKAKVEAKFESLKAPLLDRNEALNKKKEAFQFRRDVEDEKLWIQEKMPQATSSEYGNSLFTVHMLKKKLQSLSTEIDNHEPRINLVCENGRKLIEAGHTDADEFHKLLEELLDDWAKLKDAMEFRRSKLMVSEKAQQYLFDASEAEVWMSEQELYMMVEDRGKDELSAQNLMKKHQSLESDVTDYAETIRQLGETARHLISEEHPDSEQISKRQSQIDKLYAGLRDLAVERRSKLDEALKLFMLNREVDDLEQWIAEREVVAGSHELGQDYDHVTMLRDRFKDFARDTETIGNERVAAVNEIADQLISAGHSDAATIAEWKDGLNESWADLLELIETRTQMLAASWELHKFFHDCKDVLSRILEKQNSISDELGRDAGSVSALQRKHQNFVQDLVMLQQQVQQIQDDSSKLQAAYAGDKAREITNREAEVVSAWLNLQGMCEDRRVKLSDTGDLFKFFNMVRTLILWMDDVIRQMNTTEKPRDVSGVELLMNNHQSLKAEVDAREDNFNVCVSLGKELLARNHYATPEIKEKLMSLSNQRINMLQRWEERWEHLQLILEVYQFARDASVAECWLMAQEPYLVSAEFGRSIDEVENLIKKHEAFEKACSAQEERFAALERLTTFELKELKRKQEEEEEERQRQEELARQAAAPPPQSPDQPTDGVDGSGEDSHLNGEEHDESREAPTPASKESRRRVRSRSKSPFRSFRWKKTKTSPSEAPGSASDDESNLERAAERPSPTGDEDQLEGSLVRKHEWESTTKKASNRSWDKLFLVLRGNTLFFYKDRKSYQAAPEVYFRAEIPCDLSGGQASVADDYTKKKHVLRLRLVSGSEYLFQAKDEEELNTWVAALQVATSAEGSAGPSRSQTLPAGSEKKDEPKRRSFFTLKKK, from the exons atggagagaaaggaagcaaggaaggactCAACGAGCTCCAGCAGCAGTagctccagcagcagcagcagcagcagcagcagcagtaaggaGGAGATATTTGAGGAAgccaaggaagggaaggaagcagaccaggaggagcagcagtacAGCTCAGATAGAGATACATGGAGGGATTCTCTCAACCAGGCATGGATGGAGTCCCTTGGAGAAATTGGTGAAAAGTCCCACAATGTTCAGGTCACTAATGGCACCACTGGTCAGAGCACAGCAGTGGAGGTGACCCAGCAGTCTTCCAGCAGTGCTGGCGACCGAGTGCTGACAACACGGGTCTCTCAGGATTCCTTTGTTGACTATGGTGGTCAGATCTTGACAATGCAGGTCTCCCAGGAGTCCTTCAGCAGTAATGGTGGGCAGGTCTCCATGACTCAGGCTTCTCAGGAGGTCTCTAGCTGTGCCGGTGGCCAGATCCTAACAAAGCAGATCTCTCAGGAGTCATGTAGCAGTGCCAGTGGTCAAGTCACAGTGATGCAAGTGTCAAAGGAGGTTTTTAGCAGTGCCACTGGACAAGTGTTGACCTCGCAGGTTTCTCGAGAGTCGCATGGCAGTGCCAGCGGCCAGGTGTCGGTGACACAGGACGCTCAAGGGTCCAGCAGCACTCCACGTCGTGGACTCTTGATGACACAGTTATCTCGAGAATCACTGGGCAGTGCTGGTGGTCGGGTCTCCAAAAGGCAAGTGTCCCGAGAGTCCTCCACCAACAGTGAGACAGTGACATCATATGGCCAGCAGACGCAGCACATCCAGGTGGTGTCCAGCAGCCACAAGAGGAGCCACAGGTCCTCCAGCAGCTCATCCCTAGATGGAGTGGAAGGCAAGGATCAGATAGGCCACAGAAGGAAGAGGTTGAGTGCAAGCGAGTATTCAAGTCATGAGTCTGATAGTGGTGGCTCCAGCAGCACACCTATCTCGCCTCTGAGCGCCAAACCCCCCGAGCTGCAGCAGATAATAAGGCAGTCTGCGTCGTCCTCCGGCATTGCAGAGGAGACGAACCTTCCTCCTGCAGGCGAAGAACCAGTGCTCAGTGAGATGAAGTTTGAGCTGTCAAGTTGGCCTTCCAGGAGTGAGTCAGTGCGCAAAGTTAAGGTGATGGCACACAAGCCTGTCAAGAGGTCCATCACCAGCGACCCGTCCGTGCAGCACATTTACACAGGTGCTATGGAGCGTCACATTAAAGAGCTCAAAG ATGAGCgagagagtgtgcagaagaaGACCTTCATGAAGTGGGTCAACTCGCACCTGGTCCGGGTCAGCACACGCATCGGGGACCTGTACGTTGACCTACGCGATGGCAAGCAGCTCCTCAAACTGCTGGAGATCCTGTCAGGGGAGCGGCTG CCACGACCCACcaagggaaagatgaggatCCACTGCCTGGAGAATGTGGACAAGGCTCTGCAGTTCCTGCGAGACCAGCGGGTGCACCTGGAGAACATGGGCTCCCATGACATAGTGGACGGCAATGCCCGCCTCACCCTCGGCCTCATCTGGACCATCATCCTCCGCTTCCAGATCCAGGACATCACCATTGAGGAGACAGAGAACCAGGAGACAAAGAGCGCCAAGGATGCTCTCCTCCTGTGGTGCCAGATGAAGACTGCTGGCTACCACAACGTCAACATCAGGAACTTCACCACCTCCTGGAGGGACGGTCTTGCCTTCAACGCCATCATCCACAAGCACCGTCCAGACCTGGTGCAGTATGAGAAGCTGTCACGTTCAAACCCCATCCACAACCTCAACAATGCCTTCACTACAGCTGAAAACAAACTTGGCCTCACAAAACTTTTAGATGCCGAAGATATTTTTGTTGAGCAGCCTGACGAGAAGTCCATCATCACTTATGTCGTcacctactaccactacttctccAAACTAAAGCAGGAGACTGTGCAGGGCAAGCGTATTGGCAAGGTAGTTGGCATCGCAATGGAGAATGACAGGATGATCAAGGAATATGAGAATCTGACCTCGGATCTTCTGAAGTGGATTGAGACAACAATCGAGAGCCTCAATGACCGAGCTTTTGCTAACTCCCTGACAGGAGTACAGACTCAGCTGACACAGTTCAACACCTACCGCACAGTGGAGAAGCCTCCCAAGTTTGTGGAGAAAGGTAACCTTGAAGTGCTACTCTTCACTCTGCAATCCAAGATGAGAGCCAACAACCAGAAGCCGTACCTGCCAAAGGAGGGCAAGATGATCAGCGACATCAACAAGGCCTGGGAGCGCCTGGAGAAGGCTGAGCATGAGAGGGAGCTGGCTCTGAGAGAGGAACTGATTCGCCAAGAAAAACTGGAGCAGCTGGCTGCAAGGTTCAACCGCAAGGCTGGGATGAGAGAGACTTGGCTGTCTGAGAATCAGCGCCTTGTCTCCCAGGACAACTTTGGCTTTGACCTGGCAGCTGTGGAAGCCGCCGCCAAGAAGCACGAGGCCATTGAGACAGACATCTTTGCCTATGAGGAGCGAGTGCAGGCTGTTGTTGCCGTGGCACAAGAGTTGGAGGCGGAGAACTATCATGACATTGAGCGCATCAATGCCAGGAAGGACAATGTTCTCCGATTATGGAATTACCTGCTTGAACTGCTGCGTCTCCGCCGCATGAGGCTGGAACTGTCCCTGCAGCTGCAGCAGAACTTCCAGGAGATGATTTACATCCTGGACTCCATGGAGGACATGAAGGTGCGCCTCCTGAGCGAAGACTACGGCAAACACCTCATGGGTGTGGAGGACCTGCTGCAGAAACATTCCCTCCTGGAGGCAGACATCAACGTGCTGGGTGAGCGCGTGAAGACAGTCATTGAACACTCCCAGAGGTTCCTGGATGATGAGCAGGTGGAGGGCTACCGGCCCTGTGACCCATCCATCGTGCTGGAGCGTGTGCAGCAGCTGGAGGACGCCTACGGTGAGCTGGTGAAGCTGGCCGTGGAGCGCAGGCTGCGTCTGGAGGAGTCCCGCAAGCTGTGGCAGTTCTACTGGGACATGGCAGAGGAAGAGAACTGGATCAAGGAAAAGGAACAGATTCTGTCCACCTCAGACATTGGGCATGATCTGATCACTGTCAACTTGCTACTCACCAAGCACAAGACTGTGGAAGAGGAGCTTTCTTCTCATGAGCCACAGCTTATGGCTTGTGTCAAGATTGGAGAAGAACTCATTGCACAGCAGCACTTTGGTTCTGACAAGATTCAGGAGAGAATTGATGAAATTATGGGCATGTGGAACAACCTTAAGGAGAAGTCAGCCAACCGCAAGAAGCGGCTGACAGATGCCGTGGACCTGCACCAGTTCTACACTGAGGCTGATGACGTGGACACCTGGATGCTGGATATCCTGCGCCTGGTCTCCAGCGAGGACACCGGCAGGGATGAGGCTACCGTTCAGTCTCTCCTCAAGAAACACAAGGACGTCACAGAAGAGTTGAAGAATTATGCCACAACCATTGAGGCTCTTCACCAGCAGGCCTCAGAACTCAATGAAATTGACAGGGAATCACCTGATGTGGTTGAGAGGCTTGCTTCCATTGACAGAAGGTACAAGGAACTGTTAGAACTGGCTAAGATGAGGAAGCAGAGGCTGCTTGATGCTCTGTCACTGTACAAGCTGTTCACTGAGGCTGATGGAGTGGAGCAATGGATTGGGGAGAAGGAGCGCATGCTGCAGACCATGGTGCCAGCCAAGGACATTGAGGACTGTGAGATTATGAAGCACAGATATGAAGGATTTGAACAAGAAATGAATGCCAATGCAAGCCGTGTGGCCGTGGTGAACCAACTTGCTCGCCAGCTGCTGCACGTGGAACATCCAAATTCAGAAGACATCGTTGCCCGCCAGAACCAGCTGAACCAGAGGTGGGCAGAGCTCAGAGAAAAGGCTGAGAACAAGCGTGAAGAACTCAACTCTGCCCACGGTGTTCAGACATTCCACATTGAATGCAGAGAAACAGTTCTGTGGATTGAGGACAAGAAGAGAGTCCTGATGGAGACTGCTGATCTGGGAACTGACCTGAGCGGCATCATGACCCTGCAGCGTCGCCTGTCTGGCATGGAGCGTGACCTTGCTGCTATCCAGGCCAAGCTGGACTCTCTGGAAAGGGAAGCCGATAAGATCAGCCAGGAGCATCCCGAGGAGGCTGAACTCATCCGTGAGCGCGTCGAACAGATCCGTGCCGTGTGGGACCAGCTGACACAGCTGCTGAAGGAGCGTGATGCCAAGCTGGAGGAGGCTGGCGACCTCCACCGCTTCCTGCGCGACCTTGACCACTTCCAGGCCTGGTTGACCAAGACCATGACTGATGTGGCTTCAGAAGATATTCCATCTAACCTTGCAGAAGCAGAGAAGCTGCTGAGCCAGCACCAGTCTATCCGAGAGGAGATTGACAACTACACAGAAGATTACACAAAGATGATGGAGTATGGTGAGCGCATCACTGCAGAAGATGTCACTCCAGCAGACGATGCCCAGTATATGTTCCTGAGGGAGCGTCTCAAGGCCCTGAAGGATGGCTGGGCCGAGCTTCACCAGATGTGGGAGAACAGACAGCAGCTCTTATCTCAGTCTCTCAACTTGCAAATGTTCTTGCGAGATGCCAAGCAGGGAGAGGTGCTCCTAAGTCAGCAAGAACACTACCTGAGCAAGGATGAGACTCCTACCAACCTTGAACAGGCAGAAAACCTTATTAAGAGACATGAAGCCTTCCTCACCACCATGGAGGCAAATGATGAGAAAATCAATGGAATTTGTCAGTTTGCACAGAGGCTGCTAGATGAGGGACACTATGCTGTCGACAAGATCCAGAAGAAGGCAGAGAACATTGAGGAGAGGCGGCAGCAGAACAGAGAACGGGCCTTGGAGCAAATGGAACGATTACGGGACCAACTGCAGGTGCACCAGTTCCTGCAGGACTGTGAGGAACTCAATGACTGGGTGCAGGAGAAACACATCATTGCGCAGGACGAGAGCTACCGCTCAGCCAAGACTGTTCACAGCAAGTGGACTCGTCATCAGGCATTTGAAGCAGAGATTGCAAGCAACAAAGACAGGCTTGTCAGAGTGCAGCAGGCCGGAGAAGAATTGGTCAAGGAGAAACCAGAAATGGCTGAGATGATTGGACCAAAGATTTCAGAGCTAAATCAACACTTCGAAGACCTCGAAAGCACGACAAAGGAGAAGGGCGAACGACTCTTCGATGCCAACAGGCAAGTTCTGTACGAACAAACATGCGATGATATCGACACCTGGATGAGTGACCTCGAGAAACAGATTGAGGGTGGAGACACAGGCATGGACTTGACCTCTGTAAATATTTTGATGCAGAAGCAACATTTGATTGAAACACAAATGGCAGTCAAGGCCAAACAGGTAGAACAGCTCGAGAGTCAGGCAGATTACCTGCAGCGTATGGATCCAGAAAAGACAGATAAGGTCAAGTCAATGAAGGCCAAGGTGGAAGCCAAGTTCGAGTCCCTGAAGGCACCTCTTCTTGACCGAAATGAAGCcctgaataagaagaaagaggctTTCCAGTTCAGGCGAGATGTGGAGGATGAGAAGCTCTGGATCCAGGAGAAGATGCCTCAAGCCACCAGCTCTGAGTACGGCAACTCCCTCTTCACCGTCCACATGCTGAAGAAGAAGCTGCAGAGTCTGAGCACAGAGATTGACAACCATGAGCCCAGGATCAACCTTGTGTGCGAGAATGGACGCAAGCTTATCGAGGCTGGACACACAGACGCCGATGAATTCCACAAGCTGCTGGAGGAGCTGCTGGATGACTGGGCGAAGCTGAAGGACGCCATGGAATTCCGACGATCCAAACTCATGGTGTCTGAGAAGGCCCAGCAGTACCTCTTTGACGCCAGCGAGGCCGAGGTCTGGATGAGTGAGCAGGAGCTGTACATGATGGTGGAGGACAGAGGCAAGGATGAACTTTCTGCCCAGAACCTGATGAAGAAGCACCAGAGCCTCGAGAGTGATGTCACTGACTATGCTGAGACCATCCGACAGCTGGGCGAGACAGCCAGACACCTCATCAGTGAAGAGCACCCTGACAG TGAACAGATCAGCAAAAGACAGTCCCAGATTGACAAGCTGTACGCTGGCCTGCGGGATCTTGCCGTGGAGCGACGCAGCAAACTGGACGAGGCACTGAAGCTCTTCATGCTGAACCGAGAAGTGGACGACCTGGAACAATGGATTGCCGAGAGGGAGGTCGTGGCTGGGTCTCATGAACTTGGCCAGGACTACGACCACGTTACG ATGCTTCGAGACAGATTTAAGGACTTTGCCAGAGACACAGAGACCATTGGCAATGAGCGGGTTGCAGCTGTTAACGAGATTGCTGACCAGCTCATCTCTGCTGGCCACTCTGATGCGGCCACCATCGCTGAGTGGAAGGATGGCCTCAACGAGTCATGGGCTGACTTGCTGGAGCTCATTGAGACGCGCACACAGATGCTTGCTGCCTCATGGGAGCTGCACAAGTTCTTCCATGACTGCAAGGATGTGTTGAGTCGCATTCTTGAGAAGCAGAACAGCATTTCAGACGAGCTTGGCCGTGATGCTGGCTCAGTGTCGGCCCTGCAGAGGAAACACCAGAACTTTGTCCAAGATTTGGTTATGCTTCAGCAGCAG GTGCAACAAATTCAGGATGATTCTTCTAAACTGCAAGCTGCATATGCGGGTGACAAAGCTCGAGAAATCACAAACCGAGAGGCAGAAGTTGTGTCTGCCTGGCTGAACTTGCAGGGCATGTGTGAGGATCGCAGAGTTAAGCTCAGTGACACAGGTGATCTGTTCAAGTTCTTCAACATGGTGCGCACACTCATACTGTGGATGGATGATGTTATCAGACAGATGAACACTACCGAAAAACCAAG GGATGTGAGTGGTGTAGAATTGCTGATGAACAACCACCAGAGTCTGAAGGCAGAAGTGGACGCCCGGGAGGACAacttcaatgtgtgtgtgtctcttggGAAGGAGCTGCTTGCCCGCAACCATTACGCCACGCCGGAGATCAAGGAGAAGCTCATGTCCCTCAGCAACCAGCGCATCAACATGCTGCAGCGCTGGGAGGAGCGATGGGAGCACTTACAGCTCA TTTTGGAGGTGTACCAGTTTGCTCGTGACGCTTCAGTGGCAGAGTGTTGGCTCATGGCACAGGAACCTTATCTTGTATCAGCTGAATTTGGT AGATCAATTGATGAGGTTGAGAACCTGATCAAAAAGCATGAGGCATTTGAGAAAGCTTGTTCGGCCCAGGAGGAACGGTTTGCTGCCCTGGAGCGGCTGACCACG TTTGAGTTGAAAGaactaaagagaaaacaagaagaggaggaggaagaacggcAGCGACAAGAGGAGCTAGCAAGACAGGCAGCTGCTCCCCCACCACAGTCCCCCGACCAACCCACGGACGG AGTCGATGGTTCAGGAGAAGATTCCCACTTGAATGGAGAGGAGCATGATGAATCACGAGAAG CCCCTACTCCTGCTAGCAAGGAGTCGCGACGGAGGGTGCGTTCTAGATCCAAGTCTCCATTCCGCTCTTTCCGCTGGAAGAAAACCAAGACTTCTCCATCCGAAGCACCGGGTAGTGCATCTGACGATGAATCGAACCTGGAAAGGGCAGCag AGAGACCAAGCCCAACCGGTGACGAGGACCAGCTGGAAGGTAGTCTGGTGCGCAAACATGAGTGGGAGTCGACCACAAAGAAAGCGTCCAACAG GTCGTGGGACAAGCTGTTCCTGGTTCTGCGAGGCAACACACTCTTCTTCTACAAGGACCGTAAGAGTTACCAGGCCGCCCCAGAGGTCTACTTCAGGGCTGAGATTCCCTGCGACCTCTCTGGGGGACAGGCCTCCGTGGCTGATGACTACACCAAGAAAAAGCATGTGCTGCGCCTGAG ATTGGTTAGTGGCTCTGAGTATTTGTTCCAAGCCAAAGATGAAGAGGAGCTGAACACATGGGTGGCTGCCCTTCAGGTGGCCACATCCGCTGAGGGTTCTGCTGGCCCATCCCGCTCCCAGACACTGCCGGCCGGCTCCGAGAAGAAGGACGAACCCAAGCGACGTAGTTTCTTCACCCTCAAGAAGAAATAA